The genome window TCGACGATCGCCTCTACCGCTTCCCTTACCTTGTTTCCATCCGCTCCTGTACACTTGAGCAAAATTAAACTACCATAGGGAGGATAATCTAGGGCTTCCCTTTGTTCCAATTCTGTGGCAATAAATGCAGAATAGTTGTGAGTTTGTACCGCCCCGATAACGGGATGCTCAGGGGAATAAGTTTGTATTATAACCTGTCCGGGATCATCTCCCCTTCCTGCCCTTCCTGCCACTTGGGTTAAGGTTTGAAAAGCCCTCTCACTGGCGCGATAATCAGAATGGAATAGTAAACCATCGGCAGATACTACCCCCACCAGAGTTACTTGAGCCAAATCGATGCCCTTAGTTAACATTTGTGTACCAATTAATACATCCGCTTTTCCCGCTTCAAAATCTTCTAAAATACGGCGGTGAGCATTTTTGGTACTGGTGGTATCACTATCAAACCGTAATATTTTCAACTCAGGGAAGGCTTTTTGCAATTCTAATAATACCTTTTGGGTACCCGTGCCAAAAAACTTGAGATAGGGTGAGCCACATTCGGGGCAGTTTCTCGGATGAATTTGGGTATGGTTGCAATAGTGACAGCGTAACAGTTGGGTAGCCCCTTCCTTGGGGTAATGATAGGACAAGGAAACATCACAATGGGGGCATTCCATCACATAACCACAACTGCGACAAGATACAAAGGTACTATGTCCTCGACGGGAAATAAATAGGATGGCTTGTTTTCCTTCCTCCTTAAGATTACCCAAGGCGTTACCGAGGGCGTGACTAAAGATGCTACGGTTGCCCTTGCGCAATTCTTGGCGCATATCGACAATTTCCACGGGGGGTAAGGGGCGGTTATAAACTCGGTTAGGGAGGGATAGGTAATGATTTTTTTGCTCGGATTCTGGGGGATTTTGCCCCTCTGTGGCGAGTTGCCATGATTCAAGGGAGGGGGTAGCTGACCCTAAAATTAGGGGGCAATTTACCAATTCTGCACGCCATTGGGCGACGGTTTTGGCGTGGTAGGGAGGGACGGGTTGACTTTGTTTAAAGCTGGTGTCATGTTCTTCATCGAGGATTATCATACCCAGATTAGGGAGGGGTGCAAATACGGCGCTTCGGGTGCCGATAACCACTTGGGGTTCTCCTGTGAGCATTTGGCGCCATGTGTCATACCTTTCTCCGTCACTCAGGGCGCTGTGATAAACGCAAACTTGTTGTCCAAATCTGGCTCGAAATCTGTCAGTGAGTTGGGGAGTTAGGCCGATTTCGGGTACTAAAACAAGGGCTGATTTTTTTTGTGCGAGGATAGGGGCGATCGCCCTTAGATATACTTCTGTTTTCCCTGATCCTGTCACCCCATGGAGTAGGCTAATATTAAACCCTTGTAAACTGCTGATTTTTTCAAATGCACATTGTTGTTCTTCTGTCAACACTTTTGGTAAATCTTTTTTAGGGGCAGAATTTTGTAAAAGTCGCAAACTCTCTCTTTCTTGGATTACCACACAACCTTTTTTTGCCAAACTATTAATAACAGAATTACTATTTAACTCGCATTTTTGCATTAAATCTGGTTGGGACAATTCTCCCCCGTTTGCCTTGAGAATGGCTAAAACATCCCTTTGTTTTTGGGTGATGGTAGTGGCGGAATTTTCACTAATAAAAGTAACCACTTTCAGATATTTTGGTTTAGCTTTGGCGGGGGGTTGTAGGTAGGTTTGCGCCCAATCTCTTTTGACTAAATCGTTAATGCCCCTCCTCGCCCCTTTTACCTTTTGATTGATGTAACTAAAAGTGTAATCACCATTTTTACTATTCTGTAATAGTTGCAAAACTCGCCATGCCATGGGAGGACAAAAGTTTTCTGCACCTTGGGGAATGTTATCAAATAAAAGCCTAACTCTTTTTTGCGATTTGCCTAATAATTTGGGTGGTAAAGCACATTTAATTACATAAATTAAATCTGTTAAATAATATTCCGAAACCCTAGTTAATAATTCCCAATAACGAGGAGGAAAAAAGCCCGATGTGATGACATCTTCTACTGTTTTAATCTGGTCAATTTCTAATGTTTCTGGGGGTTTTGATACCAGTTTAAGGGCGATCGCACCTACCACCGAATTACCAAAAGGCACACTTAAAATATCCCCTGCTTGTACCTCCATTTCATCACCGATGGCGTAGGTATATAAACCCTCAGCATAGGGGCAATCCACCAACACCTCTACCCACTGACAGTTTTTTGAGCCATATTCTATTTTAGGCTCTGCTAAAGTGAGGGTGGATGAAGATTGAGAATACATAAGGATTACAGGAACAATAACATTTACATCAATTATAGGCTCATGGCTGAGAGTTATGATTTGATTAATTTACTATGGTTTCTTATCCACCACCCATTGCCTTAACTGTCCATTAGTTTAGCTTCTTTGAAAGTTCCAAGATTTTCTAATAGGGTGGCACTAGCTTCATTTAAGCCAATTAGTTCTACATCAGCGCCACTACGACGAAATTTGATCATCACTTTGTCCAAAGCTGCGATCGCCCCTTGATCCCAAAGGTGCGCATGGGTTAAATTAATAAATACCTTAGTCACCAAATCATCAAAATCAAATTTACTGTAAAATTCCTCAATGGAAACAAAGAAAATTTGACCAGACACATTATAGGTACACAAAGAATTTTCCTCATCCAATACCTTCTCCACAAATACCAATTCCGCAATTTGACGGGAAAAAAAGATAGTCCGTAAAATAATCCCTGTAATCACCCCAAGGGCAAAGTTACTGGTAACCACCGTAACAATCATGGTACTCAACATCACAATAGTTTCATTGGGAGGAGTGCGTTTAATATTCTTAAAAGATGACCAACGAATGGTACCAATGGACACCATAATCATCACCGCCACCAATGCACCCATGGGCATCCTTTGCACCCACTGTTGTAATACCAAAATGGCAAATAACAAAAACATTCCTGCCGAAAAAGTAGAAAGTCGCCCCCTACCCCCCGACTGCACATTAATCACCGATTGCCCAATCATGCCACATCCTGCCATACCCCCGAAAAAAGAGGTAATAATATTGGCTATACCTTGCCCTTTAGCTTCTTGGTTTTTGTTGCTAGGGGTATCGGTTAATTCATCTACTAAGGCGGCGGTGAGGAATGAAGCCAATAAACCCACCAATGCCATGGTTAAGGAGGTGGGTAATATAATTTGTAAGGTTTCTAAATTAAAAGGTACATCGGGTAAACGGAAAAAAGGTAATGTGGCGGGTAATTCCCCCATATCTCCCACCGTAGGCACTCCTAAGTTTACATCTAAGTTAAAAACCACCGTAACCACCGTTGCTACCAATAAAGCAACTAACGGGGAGGGTACAACCTGAGTAAATCGGGGTAAAATGTAAATGATTAATAATGAACCGATGGTAATGGCATATACTGCCGAAGGTACGTTAGTTAATTGGGGTAGTTGTGCTAAAAAGATTAATACCCCCAAGGCATTAATATAACCCATCATCACCGCCCTAGGAACGTATTTCATTTGTTTTCCTAGTTTGAGGATACCAAAGATAAGTTGAAGAATACCTGTTAGAAGGGTGGCGGCAAAAAGATATTCTATGCCATAATCT of Cyanobacterium sp. HL-69 contains these proteins:
- the priA gene encoding primosomal protein N' PriA, with translation MYSQSSSTLTLAEPKIEYGSKNCQWVEVLVDCPYAEGLYTYAIGDEMEVQAGDILSVPFGNSVVGAIALKLVSKPPETLEIDQIKTVEDVITSGFFPPRYWELLTRVSEYYLTDLIYVIKCALPPKLLGKSQKRVRLLFDNIPQGAENFCPPMAWRVLQLLQNSKNGDYTFSYINQKVKGARRGINDLVKRDWAQTYLQPPAKAKPKYLKVVTFISENSATTITQKQRDVLAILKANGGELSQPDLMQKCELNSNSVINSLAKKGCVVIQERESLRLLQNSAPKKDLPKVLTEEQQCAFEKISSLQGFNISLLHGVTGSGKTEVYLRAIAPILAQKKSALVLVPEIGLTPQLTDRFRARFGQQVCVYHSALSDGERYDTWRQMLTGEPQVVIGTRSAVFAPLPNLGMIILDEEHDTSFKQSQPVPPYHAKTVAQWRAELVNCPLILGSATPSLESWQLATEGQNPPESEQKNHYLSLPNRVYNRPLPPVEIVDMRQELRKGNRSIFSHALGNALGNLKEEGKQAILFISRRGHSTFVSCRSCGYVMECPHCDVSLSYHYPKEGATQLLRCHYCNHTQIHPRNCPECGSPYLKFFGTGTQKVLLELQKAFPELKILRFDSDTTSTKNAHRRILEDFEAGKADVLIGTQMLTKGIDLAQVTLVGVVSADGLLFHSDYRASERAFQTLTQVAGRAGRGDDPGQVIIQTYSPEHPVIGAVQTHNYSAFIATELEQREALDYPPYGSLILLKCTGADGNKVREAVEAIVDVCEQILPDDVEILGPAPANVMRVARRYRWQILLKSLEPFSHELKQQLLTLKQYCPSTVSFSIDVDPIRIE
- a CDS encoding sulfate permease, SulP family, coding for MINTFTLQREWFSNVKEDLLAGAVVGLALIPEAIAFSIIAGVDPKVGLYASFIIAVTTAFLGGRPGSISAATGAMALLMIDLVKDYGIEYLFAATLLTGILQLIFGILKLGKQMKYVPRAVMMGYINALGVLIFLAQLPQLTNVPSAVYAITIGSLLIIYILPRFTQVVPSPLVALLVATVVTVVFNLDVNLGVPTVGDMGELPATLPFFRLPDVPFNLETLQIILPTSLTMALVGLLASFLTAALVDELTDTPSNKNQEAKGQGIANIITSFFGGMAGCGMIGQSVINVQSGGRGRLSTFSAGMFLLFAILVLQQWVQRMPMGALVAVMIMVSIGTIRWSSFKNIKRTPPNETIVMLSTMIVTVVTSNFALGVITGIILRTIFFSRQIAELVFVEKVLDEENSLCTYNVSGQIFFVSIEEFYSKFDFDDLVTKVFINLTHAHLWDQGAIAALDKVMIKFRRSGADVELIGLNEASATLLENLGTFKEAKLMDS